Proteins from a genomic interval of Campylobacter concisus:
- a CDS encoding NAD(P)H-dependent oxidoreductase translates to MKTLVILSHPNLAASRVNKALSQVAKAAADAKVRHLEGLYGLDIARIDARAEQDALAAAERIVFLYPMHWLNVPPMLKAYIDIVFSHELVGSGALKGKVLQLALSVSTPLSEYSKQGAIGFSLDEILTPLKIAANYCGMEFAVPFISSGFEPGEFGDDAVDAAAARFGKLLRGELSPGEYQI, encoded by the coding sequence ATGAAAACTCTTGTGATTTTATCGCACCCAAATCTCGCCGCATCGCGCGTAAACAAAGCCTTATCTCAGGTAGCAAAGGCCGCAGCGGACGCTAAGGTGCGGCATTTGGAGGGGCTTTACGGCTTAGATATCGCGCGCATAGACGCCCGCGCAGAGCAAGACGCGTTAGCGGCTGCCGAGCGCATCGTATTTTTGTACCCGATGCACTGGCTAAACGTGCCGCCTATGCTAAAAGCCTATATCGACATCGTCTTTTCGCACGAGCTGGTGGGTTCCGGCGCGCTTAAAGGCAAGGTCTTGCAGCTTGCGCTAAGCGTCAGTACTCCGCTTAGCGAATACTCTAAACAGGGCGCGATCGGCTTTAGCTTGGATGAAATTTTAACGCCGCTTAAGATCGCGGCAAACTACTGCGGGATGGAGTTTGCCGTGCCGTTTATTAGTAGCGGATTTGAGCCGGGCGAGTTTGGCGACGATGCCGTAGATGCCGCAGCTGCGCGCTTTGGCAAGCTTTTACGAGGAGAGCTAAGCCCAGGCGAATATCAAATTTAG
- a CDS encoding M3 family oligoendopeptidase: MIDKHWIESDVRENKAGGAFFVSLPKFKQPRIFTTYMNTLSHLIQQAHELGHAWHYYLMRDLPVLSANFTKKRIF; encoded by the coding sequence ATGATAGACAAACACTGGATAGAAAGCGATGTGCGAGAAAATAAAGCTGGTGGAGCATTTTTTGTAAGTTTGCCAAAATTTAAGCAACCAAGAATTTTTACCACATACATGAATACTCTTTCGCACTTAATCCAGCAAGCTCATGAGCTTGGGCATGCTTGGCACTACTACTTGATGCGTGATCTTCCGGTTTTAAGCGCAAATTTTACTAAAAAACGTATTTTTTAA
- a CDS encoding HAD family hydrolase, producing MASSIADVGVVTMKTSKFSEILLENLGVLNFIKVVVGRDDVLNPKPNAEPVNLALAKLGKDKRNAFMIGDTQMDLMAAKNAGIKGVGLTCGYADAQSLKEHLDLIFQNAYEAVKFLASN from the coding sequence TTGGCGTCTAGCATTGCCGACGTCGGCGTAGTTACTATGAAAACGTCGAAATTTTCGGAGATTTTGCTTGAAAATTTAGGGGTCTTAAATTTTATAAAAGTGGTGGTAGGCCGCGACGACGTGCTAAATCCAAAACCTAACGCGGAGCCCGTAAATTTAGCTCTTGCAAAACTTGGAAAAGATAAGCGAAACGCATTTATGATAGGCGATACGCAGATGGATCTAATGGCGGCAAAGAACGCCGGTATCAAAGGTGTCGGCCTAACTTGCGGATACGCGGATGCGCAAAGTCTAAAAGAGCATTTGGATTTAATCTTTCAAAACGCTTATGAAGCGGTAAAATTTTTAGCAAGCAACTAA
- a CDS encoding Sua5 YciO YrdC YwlC family protein, which yields MIFLAQTDTTAGFLSKDYKEINKAKMRDENKPCLITTAKFSVLNELVRVPKKYKNFIRRSRKTTFLYPNLKAIRVVKECEHEKFLAKFDWLYSSSANKNGQNFNEAWAMSVADEIVDDHFFEDTPSKIYKISRKKIKRLR from the coding sequence ATGATATTTCTAGCACAAACCGATACGACAGCTGGCTTTTTGAGTAAAGATTATAAAGAGATAAATAAGGCCAAAATGCGTGATGAGAATAAACCTTGTCTTATCACGACGGCAAAATTTAGCGTTTTAAATGAGCTTGTTAGAGTGCCAAAAAAGTATAAAAATTTTATACGCCGTTCAAGAAAAACTACATTTTTGTATCCAAATTTAAAGGCTATTAGAGTCGTAAAAGAGTGCGAGCACGAAAAATTTTTAGCTAAATTTGACTGGCTTTATTCAAGTAGTGCGAACAAAAATGGACAAAATTTTAATGAAGCTTGGGCTATGAGCGTGGCCGATGAAATAGTAGATGATCATTTTTTCGAAGATACTCCATCAAAAATTTATAAAATTTCTCGAAAAAAGATAAAGCGTTTAAGATAA
- a CDS encoding DMT family transporter, which produces MNTHRLGILLTLVGGILWGFSGVCGQYLFSLGINSDFLVPYRLMLAGIVIVIFYAFKEPSAVFAPIKDIKLLGEFLVYAILGLMMTQYAYFYSIELSNAAVATVIQYTAPALILMVICIKEKRAPRKLEILALFLAMLGVFFLSTHAQISSLVISPKALFWCLVSAVCVCVYNLAPARLNTKYSVTLTLGWGMVMGGVVLACYMRVWDFAGLNGINQWLAFIAVITLGTIFAFSFYMIGVKLIGAAKASLLACIEPLSAAFFGYFWLGTKFVFWDFLGFALIISCIFLLSKRERL; this is translated from the coding sequence ATGAATACTCATCGTCTTGGGATACTCCTTACTTTGGTTGGCGGTATCCTTTGGGGATTTAGTGGGGTTTGTGGGCAGTATCTATTTTCACTTGGTATAAATTCTGATTTTTTGGTGCCATATAGACTGATGCTAGCTGGCATTGTTATTGTGATTTTTTATGCTTTTAAAGAACCAAGTGCCGTTTTTGCTCCGATTAAAGATATAAAGCTCCTTGGTGAGTTTTTAGTCTATGCCATACTTGGGCTTATGATGACGCAGTACGCTTATTTTTACTCCATCGAGCTTTCAAATGCCGCAGTAGCAACTGTTATTCAATACACTGCTCCTGCTTTAATTTTAATGGTCATTTGCATAAAAGAAAAACGCGCCCCAAGAAAACTTGAAATTTTAGCTCTATTTTTAGCCATGCTTGGCGTATTCTTCCTGAGCACACATGCGCAAATTTCATCTCTTGTCATTTCGCCAAAAGCGCTATTTTGGTGCTTAGTTAGCGCCGTTTGCGTCTGCGTTTATAACCTAGCTCCAGCAAGGCTAAATACGAAATATTCAGTCACTCTCACGCTTGGCTGGGGCATGGTTATGGGCGGGGTAGTGCTTGCTTGCTATATGAGAGTTTGGGATTTTGCTGGGCTTAATGGTATAAATCAATGGCTTGCATTTATTGCTGTTATTACGCTTGGCACCATTTTTGCATTTAGCTTTTATATGATAGGTGTTAAGCTAATAGGCGCAGCAAAAGCTAGTTTATTAGCCTGCATAGAACCATTAAGCGCAGCATTTTTTGGCTATTTTTGGCTTGGAACAAAATTTGTATTTTGGGATTTTTTAGGATTTGCTCTAATAATCTCTTGTATATTTTTACTATCAAAAAGAGAAAGATTATGA
- a CDS encoding aspartate/glutamate racemase family protein, with protein sequence MKKIGLIGGMSFESTITYYEQINRKINERLGGLSSAEILLSSVNFEEIEACQRENRWDDAGEILARHARILQGGGADFIFICTNTMHRCFDAVQSAVSVPVAHIADATLKALKNAGVAKVGLLGTVYTMTQDFYKSRLIEGGAEVLLPSAGDMAEVNRVIFEELCYGKIAPSSKANFLRIIEDFRSRGAQGAILGCTEIGMLVSQADTDMRLFDTTQIHIDAAVEAALSILNQNGR encoded by the coding sequence ATGAAAAAAATCGGCCTAATCGGCGGGATGAGTTTTGAGTCTACGATAACGTACTACGAGCAAATAAATCGCAAAATAAACGAGCGCTTGGGCGGGCTTAGCAGCGCGGAGATACTGCTAAGCAGCGTAAATTTCGAGGAGATCGAGGCCTGCCAGCGCGAAAATAGATGGGATGACGCGGGCGAAATTTTGGCGCGGCACGCGAGGATTTTGCAAGGCGGCGGGGCGGATTTTATCTTCATCTGCACAAACACGATGCACAGGTGCTTTGACGCCGTGCAAAGCGCCGTTAGCGTACCCGTAGCGCACATCGCGGACGCCACGCTAAAAGCGCTAAAAAACGCAGGCGTCGCCAAAGTAGGGCTGCTCGGCACCGTTTATACGATGACGCAGGATTTTTACAAAAGTCGGTTGATAGAGGGCGGCGCGGAGGTGCTTTTGCCAAGCGCGGGCGATATGGCGGAAGTAAATCGCGTCATCTTTGAGGAGCTTTGCTACGGCAAAATCGCGCCTAGCTCAAAGGCGAATTTCTTGCGTATCATCGAGGATTTTAGGTCGCGCGGCGCGCAAGGAGCAATACTTGGCTGCACCGAGATAGGCATGCTGGTATCGCAGGCGGATACGGATATGCGACTTTTTGATACGACGCAGATACACATTGACGCGGCGGTTGAGGCGGCGTTGTCTATACTTAATCAAAACGGTCGCTAG
- a CDS encoding toxin-antitoxin system YwqK family antitoxin, with product MKILKFLFLLPLLAIGAQALEPKVVMKPEASLKNGLYYVKGKLYDGTLKMLRYSVEDLYDVNAMGMVYPRLKPLPPTLIREIDVQGGTAVRYRDYFDGRDKPSNEYPLKNGIREGTAKHYHADSGALMGESEYKNDVRDGRYRRYYFDEGGALKQEGTYKADKREGVFTDYYVSGEVSARSPYAGGLRNGEDFDYYKSGKIRGVRTYKEGKREGAETWYYESGTVEETGEYKNDRKNGVWKRFYENGKTRVVENYKDGKKDGVAREYYPSGKLRGEYEYKDGRQTGAGLDYYESGAPAAKVMFKNGRYHGLYEEYHENGKLKARVMFEDGLEIGEARHYYANGKLEALGEFERGRLIRAKKYNESGKLISDKSDKNGLPRE from the coding sequence GTGAAAATCCTAAAATTTCTATTTTTACTTCCGCTTCTAGCCATCGGTGCGCAAGCACTAGAGCCAAAAGTCGTAATGAAGCCCGAAGCGAGCCTCAAAAACGGGCTTTACTACGTAAAAGGCAAGCTCTACGACGGCACGTTAAAGATGCTTCGCTACAGCGTCGAGGACCTATATGACGTAAATGCGATGGGCATGGTCTATCCGAGGCTAAAACCCCTGCCGCCCACGCTCATACGCGAGATAGACGTGCAGGGCGGCACGGCGGTGCGATACAGGGACTATTTTGACGGTAGGGACAAACCCTCAAACGAATACCCCTTAAAAAACGGCATCCGCGAGGGCACGGCGAAGCACTACCACGCAGATAGCGGCGCTCTGATGGGCGAGAGCGAATACAAAAATGACGTCCGCGACGGGCGCTACCGCCGCTACTACTTTGACGAGGGCGGCGCGTTAAAGCAGGAGGGCACCTACAAGGCAGACAAGCGAGAGGGCGTATTTACCGACTATTACGTTAGCGGCGAGGTTAGCGCACGCAGCCCATACGCGGGCGGGCTTCGAAACGGCGAGGACTTCGACTACTACAAAAGCGGTAAAATTCGAGGCGTGCGAACCTACAAAGAGGGCAAGCGAGAGGGCGCGGAAACGTGGTACTACGAAAGCGGCACCGTGGAGGAGACGGGCGAATACAAAAATGACCGCAAAAACGGCGTTTGGAAGCGATTTTACGAAAACGGCAAAACGCGCGTGGTAGAAAATTACAAAGACGGCAAAAAGGATGGCGTCGCGCGCGAATATTACCCAAGCGGCAAGCTACGAGGCGAATACGAGTACAAAGACGGCCGCCAAACGGGCGCGGGTCTGGACTACTACGAGAGCGGGGCGCCGGCGGCAAAAGTAATGTTTAAAAACGGGCGCTATCACGGGCTATACGAGGAGTATCACGAAAACGGCAAGCTAAAAGCTAGAGTGATGTTTGAGGACGGGCTGGAGATCGGCGAGGCGCGCCACTACTACGCAAACGGAAAGCTCGAAGCCCTGGGTGAGTTTGAGCGCGGTAGGCTCATCCGCGCCAAAAAATACAACGAATCGGGTAAGCTAATCAGCGACAAGTCTGATAAAAACGGACTTCCGAGGGAGTAA
- a CDS encoding DNA-deoxyinosine glycosylase — translation MSQTHPFKPIFDKNSKILILGSFPSVVSRKLGFYYANPQNRFWRVLAGILNASVPTSTDEKINFLIASRIAIYDAAISCEIKGSSDAKMTAIEPANLEPIFSGARIAQVYANGGKAYEICKKYLEDEILKATKNVVIKLPSTSPANAKFSIDKLASEWSAIAEVLK, via the coding sequence ATGAGCCAAACCCATCCTTTTAAACCGATTTTCGATAAAAATTCTAAAATTTTAATCCTCGGCTCCTTTCCTTCCGTCGTTTCTCGCAAGCTGGGCTTTTACTACGCAAATCCGCAAAACCGCTTTTGGCGAGTGCTGGCCGGGATTTTAAACGCTTCGGTGCCTACAAGCACGGATGAAAAGATAAATTTCCTAATCGCCAGCCGCATCGCCATCTACGACGCTGCGATCTCGTGCGAGATAAAGGGCTCGAGCGATGCTAAAATGACCGCTATCGAACCTGCAAATTTGGAGCCGATTTTTAGTGGAGCGCGCATAGCGCAAGTTTACGCAAACGGCGGTAAGGCTTATGAAATTTGTAAAAAATATTTAGAAGACGAGATTTTAAAAGCGACCAAAAATGTAGTGATAAAGCTACCATCAACCAGCCCTGCAAATGCCAAATTTAGTATAGATAAACTTGCAAGCGAATGGTCGGCGATAGCTGAGGTTTTAAAGTAA
- a CDS encoding DUF4198 domain-containing protein, whose translation MNKHLFALLALAAFSSHSLAHEFWLFGNSKDVTSVDIGYADDFPTVEKIPDNKTGLFEAPYVIAKNGEKLSLKQSGENYHYERGKLEDGSYLIAGEYKPTFWTKASDGTWHMGKTKEDIKDAKYCKKASMSAKGVINKNAKDNSVTKPSNQRLEIVPLENPANFKVGVPFKVKILFEGKPLESATLNGTFDGFLKEKSAFHGETEPDGTIEVLALKPGKWLLQVVHKMPFADSKICDDETIAATLAFELK comes from the coding sequence ATGAACAAGCATTTATTTGCACTTTTGGCTTTGGCGGCTTTTAGCAGCCATTCTTTGGCCCATGAGTTTTGGCTATTTGGAAACAGCAAGGACGTAACTAGCGTTGATATCGGCTATGCGGACGATTTTCCGACAGTTGAAAAGATACCAGACAACAAGACCGGACTATTTGAAGCCCCGTACGTCATAGCCAAAAACGGCGAAAAGCTTAGCCTAAAACAAAGCGGTGAAAACTACCACTACGAAAGAGGAAAGCTTGAAGACGGCTCTTACCTTATAGCTGGCGAGTACAAGCCTACATTTTGGACAAAAGCTAGCGATGGCACATGGCACATGGGCAAAACCAAAGAGGATATCAAAGACGCCAAATACTGCAAAAAAGCGAGCATGAGCGCAAAAGGCGTCATAAACAAAAACGCGAAGGACAACTCTGTAACAAAGCCTTCCAATCAGCGTTTAGAGATAGTTCCGCTTGAAAATCCGGCAAATTTCAAAGTTGGCGTACCGTTTAAAGTTAAAATTCTATTTGAAGGTAAACCGCTAGAAAGCGCTACGCTTAATGGAACATTTGACGGCTTTTTAAAAGAAAAAAGTGCATTTCACGGCGAAACTGAGCCAGACGGCACGATAGAGGTGCTAGCTCTTAAACCTGGAAAGTGGCTACTACAAGTGGTGCATAAAATGCCGTTTGCAGACTCAAAAATTTGCGATGACGAGACGATCGCAGCAACTCTTGCGTTTGAGCTAAAATAG